A genomic region of Fodinisporobacter ferrooxydans contains the following coding sequences:
- the cobT gene encoding nicotinate-nucleotide--dimethylbenzimidazole phosphoribosyltransferase, with translation MDYQKEIEKRVASIGSLDRHSMKRTRERLNNLTMPLGSLGLIEELIGKISGITGTTIPVIEKPAAIIFAADHGVAETAEVSRYEAKVTEEMAVNICMGTAVSSVLARNEQADLCVVDVGVRTRVRHPNCRMRKVANGTRDFTKGPAMTKEQAYQAVYAGMETAEQAIEAGHDLLLLGEMGIGNTTASAAMVAVMLELPVADVAGHGTGISADQVAQKQRVVSEAICVNQPVLSDPWDVLAKLGGFEIAALAGAMVAAANRRIPIVLDGLITGAAALLAERLKPGIKDFLIASHQSAEPAHSYVLQSLDLQPLIQWNLRLGEGSGGLFLLPVIRNACNVLAETATFADARVTNPHLQNIQEDLLNKEDDPFGNATDARVSPIPKDFTEEERRAVYKAILARRDIRVFLPDPIPADVLSRILQAAHHAPSVGYMQPWSFIIIHDKQILQNIQEEVERERVSAAEHYADLQKDYYLRLKVEGLTQAPLSICVTNDPNRGGPHVLGRNTIPETDLMSTACAIENIWLAARAEGVALGWVSIYKKQNIREILHMPDSIDPVAILTLGYTPYFPEIPVLERVGWGQRLDLQTLIHYNTWGGGSFFSSGPVNGKDPVSRDK, from the coding sequence GTGGACTATCAAAAGGAAATCGAAAAACGAGTCGCAAGCATTGGCAGTCTCGACCGGCATTCGATGAAACGGACGAGAGAGCGGCTGAATAACCTGACAATGCCCCTTGGCAGCCTTGGGCTCATCGAAGAATTGATCGGGAAAATCAGCGGAATCACCGGAACAACCATTCCGGTGATCGAAAAACCTGCTGCGATCATTTTTGCAGCAGACCATGGTGTTGCCGAAACTGCGGAAGTATCTCGATATGAAGCGAAAGTGACAGAAGAGATGGCTGTCAATATCTGCATGGGAACAGCTGTCAGCAGCGTGTTGGCGCGCAATGAGCAAGCGGACTTGTGCGTGGTGGATGTCGGTGTAAGGACACGTGTTCGCCATCCGAATTGCCGAATGCGCAAAGTGGCAAATGGCACAAGGGATTTTACAAAAGGCCCGGCCATGACGAAAGAGCAAGCGTATCAAGCTGTGTATGCCGGCATGGAAACAGCCGAGCAAGCAATCGAAGCAGGCCATGATCTGCTGTTGCTTGGCGAAATGGGCATCGGCAATACGACGGCATCTGCCGCCATGGTCGCGGTCATGCTGGAATTGCCGGTTGCCGATGTGGCCGGACATGGCACCGGCATTTCTGCCGACCAAGTAGCGCAGAAGCAACGAGTCGTATCAGAGGCGATCTGTGTCAACCAGCCGGTTTTGTCAGATCCTTGGGATGTGCTTGCCAAATTGGGCGGGTTTGAAATTGCTGCGCTGGCGGGTGCGATGGTTGCCGCAGCCAATCGTCGGATCCCGATTGTGCTCGACGGTTTGATCACAGGCGCGGCGGCCCTGTTGGCGGAACGGTTGAAACCTGGGATCAAGGATTTTCTCATCGCTTCACACCAATCAGCTGAACCTGCTCATTCCTATGTTTTGCAAAGCCTGGATTTACAGCCGCTCATCCAGTGGAATCTGCGTCTCGGGGAAGGCTCCGGAGGGTTATTCCTGCTTCCTGTCATCCGCAATGCCTGTAACGTATTGGCGGAAACGGCAACGTTTGCAGATGCCCGAGTGACAAATCCGCATTTGCAAAACATCCAGGAGGATCTTTTGAATAAGGAAGACGATCCTTTCGGAAATGCCACGGATGCCCGTGTTTCCCCGATTCCAAAGGATTTTACGGAAGAGGAAAGGCGAGCCGTTTACAAAGCCATCCTGGCGCGGCGGGATATCCGCGTCTTTTTGCCGGACCCGATTCCCGCAGACGTCCTCAGCCGGATTTTGCAAGCCGCTCACCATGCTCCGTCTGTCGGCTACATGCAGCCCTGGAGTTTTATCATCATCCATGATAAACAGATCTTGCAGAACATTCAGGAAGAAGTCGAACGGGAACGTGTGTCAGCAGCGGAACACTACGCAGATTTGCAAAAAGATTATTATCTTCGGCTGAAAGTCGAAGGGCTTACACAAGCGCCGCTATCGATTTGTGTAACGAATGATCCGAATCGCGGCGGGCCCCATGTATTGGGAAGAAACACGATTCCGGAAACGGATCTGATGTCCACCGCCTGCGCCATTGAAAACATCTGGCTGGCAGCGCGGGCGGAAGGAGTCGCTTTGGGCTGGGTCAGCATTTATAAAAAACAAAACATCCGGGAAATTTTGCATATGCCGGATTCCATTGATCCTGTTGCCATTTTAACGCTCGGATACACCCCTTATTTTCCGGAAATTCCCGTGTTGGAACGCGTCGGCTGGGGGCAACGGCTCGATCTGCAAACGCTGATTCACTACAATACATGGGGGGGTGGAAGTTTTTTTTCAAGCGGTCCGGTAAATGGAAAAGATCCCGTTTCACGTGACAAGTGA
- a CDS encoding methyl-accepting chemotaxis protein, with the protein MSLSRKIILLFSCLTLLILFVSLGFSYERSRSMIIDLEKDRALSVVHTLNASMKHEDLTNLQDLVMQVKKNEPNVKELSMYRLDGHASIIAAIDQKQLGQKAAKEDFQAVKTNRPIVLVNANSIDVTAPLLVPGSTKYSVGIVYSFKDELVKLRTHLWTIIGMGIGIMLLSFIFISVFIQRIVKRPLAKLTNLAESLALGQLDIAIESDQPRNDEIGQLTQAFRRMVHNVAALIQQISNASQQVAATSQRLAANSDESMLASEKIAVNVQEIAKRAQGQLTHTYHTSQMIETISESIHTMAQNSDIVTGAATTSANVAKNGKSIIADAIHQIESANETVHASVNLIQSLGERTQQIGSIIDIITNIANQTNLLALNAAIEAARAGEQGRGFSVVANEVRKLAEQSNAATQQIADMIQEIQTETDQVIMRISDSAAQASQGLNATYKAREAFDELLKMVVEVDHQIQNSVMTIKHMSANTESMMSAIQSVVQAAEQISVKTQEATSSAEQTHTSMEEISVSSEMLANMSNSLQTTVESFKMETAQ; encoded by the coding sequence ATGTCTCTATCAAGAAAAATCATCCTGTTATTTAGTTGTTTGACTTTGTTGATCCTGTTTGTGTCGCTTGGATTCAGCTACGAACGCAGCCGTTCCATGATTATCGATTTGGAAAAAGATCGGGCGCTCTCCGTTGTTCACACATTAAATGCATCCATGAAACACGAAGATCTGACGAATTTGCAAGACTTGGTCATGCAAGTCAAGAAAAACGAACCCAATGTAAAAGAATTGTCCATGTATCGTCTTGACGGGCATGCATCCATCATTGCGGCCATTGATCAAAAGCAACTCGGTCAAAAGGCGGCCAAGGAAGATTTCCAAGCTGTAAAAACGAATCGGCCAATCGTATTGGTCAATGCCAACAGCATTGATGTGACTGCGCCTTTGCTTGTTCCCGGGAGTACGAAATATTCCGTCGGCATCGTATATTCGTTTAAAGACGAACTGGTAAAATTACGCACACATCTGTGGACAATTATCGGCATGGGGATTGGAATCATGTTGCTATCTTTTATTTTTATTTCCGTTTTCATTCAACGGATTGTAAAGCGGCCTTTGGCAAAATTAACGAACCTCGCAGAAAGTCTGGCTTTGGGACAGTTGGATATCGCAATCGAATCCGATCAACCAAGAAATGATGAGATCGGCCAGTTGACTCAGGCATTCCGAAGAATGGTTCATAACGTGGCCGCACTTATTCAGCAAATTTCCAACGCGTCCCAACAAGTGGCGGCAACGTCGCAGCGGCTGGCGGCGAATTCCGATGAATCCATGCTGGCAAGCGAAAAAATAGCCGTGAACGTACAGGAAATCGCCAAGCGGGCGCAGGGGCAGTTAACACATACATATCATACTTCGCAAATGATTGAAACGATCTCAGAATCCATTCATACCATGGCACAAAACAGTGATATCGTAACAGGAGCGGCTACAACTTCCGCCAATGTAGCCAAGAATGGAAAATCGATCATTGCAGACGCCATTCACCAAATCGAATCGGCAAATGAAACGGTACATGCTTCCGTGAATTTGATTCAATCCCTTGGCGAACGAACACAACAGATCGGGAGTATTATCGACATCATAACAAATATTGCAAACCAGACAAATTTGCTGGCTTTAAATGCTGCCATTGAAGCAGCGCGCGCAGGAGAACAAGGGCGGGGATTTTCCGTCGTGGCAAATGAAGTCAGGAAGCTGGCAGAACAATCAAATGCAGCCACCCAGCAAATTGCCGACATGATTCAAGAAATTCAGACGGAAACTGACCAAGTCATTATGAGAATTTCCGACAGCGCTGCACAGGCAAGTCAGGGATTGAACGCTACGTATAAAGCTCGCGAGGCGTTTGACGAACTGCTGAAAATGGTGGTAGAAGTGGATCATCAAATTCAAAACTCGGTAATGACGATCAAACATATGTCAGCAAATACAGAATCCATGATGAGCGCGATTCAATCTGTCGTTCAGGCAGCCGAGCAAATCTCCGTGAAAACACAAGAGGCAACGTCAAGTGCAGAACAAACGCATACATCAATGGAAGAAATCAGCGTATCTTCTGAAATGCTGGCAAACATGTCAAACTCTTTACAAACTACCGTCGAATCATTCAAAATGGAAACTGCCCAATAA
- a CDS encoding WIAG-tail domain produces the protein MLQKKKRKSGSIAKRMPKKTNQPSLAEWLTAEIENELEDADDDFDEEDEQESFESKKQEQLNLVAGSNLAQKAAKEESKETKKDVETNLDVVDNRQQSNISHDLPAQLHLVEGTNSQKDTKKEIGATNKHTEIYLDAADHQQLFKIPDKIPDQHKSLRSEREKEKKTGFIFTDDLVDQTITGEKIANRTITGEKIKQDSIDTDAIADYAIQSIKLADHSVTARKVAVASIEEEHLVDSAITGRKIRDRSISGSKLENSSITSDKLADKILDAAKIAEGAIESKHLHKEVVTTELIQDQAVTGNKIRSGTIQANHLEHGCIVTAKIGEGAVTTEKLRDAAVTEEKLAEQSVGTEQLKPLSITNYHLNEQAVRSHHIANHSVTSDHLVLSVIETKHIGNQTVTTEKLADFAVTDEKLAMESVKNYHLADLTITSDKIDNLAITTDKLDNLSVTMEKLAISAVHQHNLADASVTGEKISRSTVEAKHIVHHAIQTDHIQEKAITNKLLQERSITSEKILEASINGAHIQNKSVQSQHLCPNSIDSEHIAKKAVQAEHLANASVGVEQLADQAVRAEKLAKDSVRHEHLTNQAVGTQHIQDEAVRTEHLARGSVGASQLAPESVHFEHLSKHAIDSDNIREHAIHTRHIADGSITAEKLQTGSIETWHLSDHAIASDHIREQAIQTRHIQDRAITNKQLDANSVGEEQIQEASVGLAHLKERAVQTMHLNDHVITTAKLASESVSTDKLIDFSVTSEKLADQVITSSKLANESIKQQHLSNGAISGEKIADAAIQAHHIQQYSIGPEHFQPQIITTDHFQNGSVVTEKLAAESVTSDKISQFAITGKHIAAESITDLHLQTEAVKTQHIQNQGITTDKIQDFSITPEKLADQSIQSSKIADEAIKKHHLADGIVTAGKIADQAIQASHIDSGSVTEEHLQDQSVSEAKLQDESVTNTKLAAKSVTSDKLSTEAVTGRHIQTEAVEAKHLKAEAIRTEHLADVSVTTSKLADQSVDGQKLKAVSVTSEHLLDNCITSEKLQPAVIQACHIKDDAVTTNHVTDAAIGSRHIQANAIQSDHINTGAVGGHHLQEGSITSEKFADCAIDGSKLKPDSILTEHLTDESISGEKLKQNSICEQHIQRFAISTNHLQDELITNTKLAPRSITSEKLSKEIIDAKHIQPEAIQSAHISPGAIKPYHLDPECLSILKYSQKETDVKLLSSNEPYLSAVDETMPVPTTKAIVNVNPLQKFGVTPFQIPNMAESRDVAIEFAEPFASSNYVIVAMTNHPNCYAVLKGQTQEAATITVSRRKNFEEINGFLSWIAIGANQPEC, from the coding sequence GTGTTGCAAAAGAAAAAACGGAAATCCGGTTCGATTGCCAAACGCATGCCGAAAAAAACGAATCAACCGTCGTTGGCGGAATGGTTGACTGCAGAGATAGAGAATGAATTGGAAGATGCGGATGACGATTTTGACGAAGAGGACGAACAGGAAAGTTTTGAAAGCAAAAAGCAAGAGCAGTTGAATCTTGTGGCTGGTTCGAATCTTGCGCAAAAAGCAGCAAAGGAAGAGAGCAAAGAGACAAAAAAAGATGTGGAAACCAACTTGGATGTTGTTGACAATCGGCAACAATCAAACATCTCCCATGATTTGCCGGCGCAGCTTCATCTTGTGGAAGGCACCAATTCACAAAAAGATACAAAGAAAGAGATCGGGGCGACGAATAAACACACAGAAATCTATTTGGACGCGGCAGATCATCAACAGCTATTTAAGATTCCTGATAAAATTCCAGACCAACATAAATCGCTTCGATCTGAAAGAGAAAAAGAGAAGAAAACCGGGTTTATTTTTACGGATGATCTTGTGGATCAAACGATTACAGGAGAAAAAATTGCAAACCGGACGATTACCGGTGAAAAAATTAAACAGGACAGCATAGATACCGATGCAATAGCGGATTACGCGATTCAATCGATAAAATTAGCCGATCATAGTGTCACGGCAAGGAAGGTCGCAGTTGCGAGCATCGAGGAAGAGCATCTCGTCGATTCCGCCATCACCGGAAGAAAAATCAGGGATCGTTCCATATCCGGATCGAAATTGGAAAACAGCAGCATCACATCAGATAAATTAGCGGATAAAATATTAGACGCAGCCAAAATCGCCGAGGGAGCGATCGAATCGAAGCATCTTCACAAAGAAGTGGTTACAACAGAACTCATTCAAGACCAAGCGGTGACAGGGAATAAGATTCGAAGCGGAACCATCCAGGCAAACCATTTGGAACACGGCTGCATCGTTACGGCAAAGATCGGCGAAGGAGCGGTTACCACAGAGAAGTTGAGAGATGCTGCGGTAACAGAGGAAAAGTTGGCGGAACAATCAGTGGGTACCGAACAGTTAAAGCCTTTGTCAATAACAAATTATCATTTAAACGAGCAGGCGGTTCGTTCACATCATATCGCCAATCATTCTGTAACATCTGATCATCTCGTTTTGTCTGTGATCGAAACAAAGCATATCGGCAATCAAACCGTTACAACAGAGAAATTGGCGGATTTCGCTGTTACAGATGAAAAATTAGCCATGGAGTCAGTGAAAAATTATCATCTTGCCGATTTGACAATCACGTCTGATAAAATTGACAATCTCGCCATAACTACAGATAAACTGGATAATTTATCCGTAACAATGGAGAAATTGGCCATCTCGGCTGTCCACCAACATAATCTTGCCGATGCTTCCGTAACCGGCGAAAAGATTTCACGATCAACTGTAGAAGCGAAACACATTGTACATCATGCGATTCAGACGGATCACATTCAAGAAAAAGCAATAACAAACAAGCTTTTGCAAGAACGATCCATTACTTCGGAAAAAATTTTGGAAGCTTCCATCAATGGCGCGCATATTCAAAATAAATCGGTTCAATCCCAACATTTATGCCCAAACAGCATAGATTCCGAGCATATTGCAAAAAAAGCTGTGCAAGCGGAGCATCTTGCCAATGCGTCTGTCGGTGTAGAGCAATTGGCAGATCAGGCTGTACGGGCGGAAAAATTGGCGAAAGATTCGGTGCGGCATGAACACCTGACGAATCAAGCGGTCGGAACACAACATATCCAAGATGAAGCAGTCAGAACGGAACATTTGGCACGGGGGTCAGTCGGAGCAAGTCAATTGGCGCCGGAATCCGTACACTTTGAACATTTGTCAAAACACGCAATTGATTCAGACAACATTCGGGAACATGCCATTCACACGAGACATATCGCAGACGGATCCATTACAGCAGAAAAACTTCAAACGGGTTCCATCGAAACATGGCATCTATCCGATCACGCGATTGCATCTGATCATATTCGCGAGCAAGCCATACAGACCCGGCATATCCAAGATCGTGCAATCACAAATAAACAGTTGGACGCAAATTCAGTTGGAGAAGAACAGATTCAAGAAGCATCCGTTGGTTTGGCACACTTAAAAGAACGGGCCGTTCAAACGATGCATCTGAATGATCATGTGATTACAACGGCAAAACTGGCCTCAGAATCTGTATCAACAGATAAATTGATCGATTTTTCCGTTACAAGTGAAAAGCTCGCGGATCAAGTCATTACATCTTCCAAATTAGCCAACGAATCAATCAAACAGCAGCATCTGTCGAATGGAGCCATTTCGGGTGAAAAAATCGCAGATGCCGCAATACAGGCACATCACATTCAACAATACTCGATTGGACCGGAACATTTTCAGCCACAGATCATTACAACGGATCACTTTCAAAATGGTTCTGTCGTTACAGAAAAACTTGCTGCAGAATCTGTAACGAGTGATAAAATCAGTCAGTTTGCCATCACAGGCAAACATATTGCTGCCGAATCAATCACGGATCTGCATTTACAGACGGAAGCAGTCAAAACGCAGCACATACAAAATCAAGGGATTACAACGGATAAAATACAAGACTTTTCCATTACTCCGGAAAAGCTGGCAGACCAGTCGATACAATCATCAAAAATTGCGGACGAGGCAATAAAAAAACATCATTTGGCAGATGGAATCGTAACAGCAGGAAAGATAGCGGATCAGGCGATCCAAGCAAGCCATATTGACAGCGGATCGGTAACCGAAGAACATTTGCAGGATCAATCTGTATCGGAAGCCAAACTTCAAGATGAATCGGTGACAAACACAAAACTTGCCGCAAAATCCGTAACAAGCGACAAGCTAAGTACAGAGGCCGTTACGGGCAGACACATTCAAACAGAGGCTGTCGAAGCAAAACATCTAAAAGCAGAAGCGATTCGAACGGAACATCTCGCAGATGTTTCAGTTACAACCAGCAAATTGGCGGATCAGTCGGTAGACGGGCAAAAACTTAAGGCTGTGTCGGTCACGTCAGAGCATTTGCTGGACAATTGTATCACAAGTGAAAAATTGCAGCCTGCCGTTATTCAAGCTTGTCACATAAAGGACGATGCTGTAACAACAAATCATGTAACGGATGCAGCGATTGGCAGCAGGCATATTCAGGCAAACGCGATCCAAAGCGATCATATCAACACAGGAGCGGTAGGCGGACATCATCTGCAAGAAGGTTCCATAACATCGGAAAAATTTGCAGATTGCGCGATCGACGGTTCGAAGTTGAAACCTGATTCGATTTTGACGGAACATTTGACGGATGAGTCGATTTCAGGTGAAAAATTAAAACAGAACAGCATTTGCGAACAGCATATTCAAAGATTTGCAATCTCGACAAATCATTTGCAGGACGAATTGATCACGAACACCAAACTTGCGCCTCGCAGCATTACGAGTGAAAAATTAAGCAAAGAGATTATTGATGCCAAACACATTCAGCCGGAAGCGATTCAATCGGCACATATAAGCCCAGGTGCGATCAAACCCTATCATTTGGATCCTGAATGTTTGTCCATACTCAAGTATTCTCAGAAAGAGACAGATGTGAAGCTGCTTTCGTCGAATGAACCATACCTTTCAGCCGTTGACGAAACAATGCCGGTTCCAACTACAAAAGCAATCGTAAACGTAAACCCTCTGCAGAAATTCGGCGTGACGCCATTTCAGATTCCGAATATGGCGGAATCGAGGGATGTTGCGATTGAATTTGCAGAACCGTTTGCAAGTTCAAATTATGTGATTGTTGCGATGACGAATCATCCGAATTGTTATGCAGTATTGAAAGGGCAAACGCAAGAAGCGGCAACCATTACAGTATCTCGAAGGAAAAATTTTGAAGAAATAAACGGCTTTTTATCTTGGATTGCGATTGGTGCAAACCAGCCAGAATGCTAG
- the fumC gene encoding class II fumarate hydratase: protein MQYRMEHDTMGEIQVAADKLWGAQTQRSSQNFRIGTERMPLEVIRAFAILKKGAALANQKLGRLAPDKATAIVKAAEEILAGELDDHFPLVVWQTGSGTQSNMNVNEVIAHRGNQWLEQNGSQSRIHPNDDVNMSQSSNDTFPTAMHIAGVLAIEDQVLPSLFKLQETFRQKMEDFDDIIKIGRTHLQDATPLTLGQEVSGWHRMLEKCKQMLQTSVQSMKDLAIGGTAVGTGLNTHSAFGNMAAEEISAITGKPFVSAANKFHALTSHDDIVYVHGALKALAADLMKIANDVRWLASGPRCGIGEIAIPANEPGSSIMPGKVNPTQSEALTMVVCQVLGNDMTIGFAASQGNFELNVFKPVIIYNFLQSARLLADAMRSFDDHCAIGIEPNRDVINRHLNDSLMLVTALNPYIGYEKAATIAKLAYKEGITLKAAAVKSGLLTGQEFDQMVRPEAMIHPKE from the coding sequence ATGCAATACAGAATGGAACACGATACGATGGGCGAGATTCAAGTAGCGGCTGACAAATTATGGGGAGCGCAGACACAGCGGAGCAGCCAAAATTTTAGGATTGGAACCGAACGGATGCCGCTGGAAGTGATCCGGGCGTTTGCGATTTTGAAAAAAGGCGCCGCTCTCGCCAATCAAAAGCTGGGCAGACTCGCACCGGATAAGGCGACTGCCATTGTAAAAGCGGCGGAAGAAATTTTGGCCGGCGAACTTGATGATCATTTCCCGCTTGTCGTTTGGCAAACGGGAAGCGGAACACAATCCAACATGAATGTCAATGAAGTGATTGCACACCGGGGAAATCAATGGCTGGAACAAAACGGCAGTCAAAGCCGCATTCATCCTAACGATGATGTGAATATGTCGCAAAGTTCCAATGACACGTTTCCTACCGCCATGCACATCGCTGGGGTTCTCGCCATCGAAGACCAGGTATTGCCGTCCTTGTTCAAATTACAAGAGACGTTCCGCCAAAAGATGGAGGATTTTGACGATATCATTAAAATCGGACGAACGCATTTACAAGATGCAACACCGTTGACCCTCGGGCAAGAAGTCAGCGGCTGGCATCGCATGTTAGAGAAATGTAAGCAGATGTTGCAAACAAGTGTTCAATCGATGAAGGATCTTGCCATCGGGGGAACCGCTGTAGGCACCGGGCTGAATACACATTCGGCATTCGGAAACATGGCGGCGGAAGAAATCAGCGCCATAACAGGCAAACCATTTGTTTCTGCAGCCAATAAGTTTCATGCATTGACAAGCCATGATGACATCGTGTACGTCCATGGTGCGCTCAAAGCATTGGCAGCAGATCTGATGAAAATCGCCAATGATGTCAGATGGCTTGCCAGCGGCCCTCGTTGCGGCATTGGGGAGATTGCGATTCCCGCAAATGAACCGGGCAGCTCGATTATGCCGGGGAAAGTGAATCCGACGCAAAGTGAAGCGTTAACGATGGTTGTTTGCCAAGTACTGGGAAATGATATGACCATCGGATTTGCTGCGAGCCAGGGCAACTTTGAACTAAACGTATTTAAACCAGTGATTATCTACAATTTTCTTCAATCGGCGAGACTTCTCGCTGATGCCATGAGATCTTTTGATGATCATTGCGCCATCGGAATCGAACCCAATCGTGATGTCATCAATCGTCACCTGAATGATTCACTCATGCTGGTAACTGCCCTGAATCCGTATATCGGGTACGAAAAGGCTGCAACGATCGCAAAGCTTGCCTATAAAGAAGGCATTACGTTAAAAGCGGCAGCTGTAAAAAGCGGCTTATTAACCGGGCAAGAGTTTGATCAGATGGTTCGACCGGAGGCGATGATTCATCCTAAGGAGTAG